In one window of Zingiber officinale cultivar Zhangliang chromosome 11A, Zo_v1.1, whole genome shotgun sequence DNA:
- the LOC122031735 gene encoding 23 kDa jasmonate-induced protein-like — protein MATNVFGNPVTDDTVRLIFPNITEITARHRAEVALQYMNAEEKATNVSRFVHNLKEAYGTGTSTLGMIYNATGGNLSFVLNHTWEGAVWRSPYPQVIQNGQWAGFLHVRGRLMGPSKEAIVYRGVNNDGAGRDWMLAWNTSRMNYQNRVYAEIRTSGGFGSANWNAIDSKMDSQTNNYSTTALGGFASASIGAGSSPEFVGILSLEGLGSNFMAMASDVSVVSQSLDSKYVDDVDEADDEAPAE, from the exons ATGGCGACCAACGTGTTTGGGAATCCAGTGACGGACGACACGGTGAGACTAATTTTTCCGAATATCACTGAAATCACCGCCCGACACAGAGCAGAAGTGGCTTTGCAGTATATGAACGCAGAGGAGAAAGCGACGAACGTGAGTCGCTTTGTGCACAACCTGAAGGAGGCTTACGGTACGGGAACCTCGACGCTTGGCATGATTTACAATGCCACCGGAGGTAACCTATCATTCGTTCTCAATCACACTTGGGAAGGTGCTGTCTGGCGATCCCCTTACCCTCAAGTCATTCAAAATGGGCAATGGGCTGGATTTCTTCACGTCCGCGGTAGGCTCATGGGTCCTTCCAAAGAAGCTATTGTGTACAGAGGGGTGAACAACGACGGAGCCGGCCGTGATTGGATGCTGGCTTGGAACACATCCCGCATGAATTATCAGAATCGc GTGTACGCTGAAATCCGTACGTCCGGTGGATTTGGTTCGGCGAACTGGAACGCCATTGATAGTAAGATGGATAGTCAAACGAATAATTACTCTACCACCGCGCTCGGAGGCTTCGCCAGTGCGTCGATTGGCGCAGGCAGTTCACCGGAATTTGTTGGAATCTTGTCCCTGGAAGGTTTGGGATCCAATTTTATGGCGATGGCCAGTGATGTTAGCGTTGTCTCGCAGTCGCTTGATTCCAAGTATGTGGATGATGTTGATGAAGCCGATGATGAAGCTCCTGCTGAATAA